GTTTCATAGTCCGAAGCCTACGCCTTTGCTCACTGCTGGTCGTCGTCGCGCTGGTTTTAGCGGCGTGCGGCGCGCCCACAACCACTACACCGGCCACCGGCACCGCCGAGCCATCCACCGCAGCATCGCCTGCGACGACCGCCGAGGCATCGGCCTCACCGGCTACCGCAGAAACAGCGACCGGCGGCTCGTCGCCGCGCGGCCAGGGGATCAGAGTCACCACTACCAACGCACCCGACGAGAACAACCCATCCGACATCGCGCGGCACAAACAACTGCTGGAAGAGTTCAAGAAGGTGCGGCCCGATGTCGAGATCGAGGCGCATCAGGGCGGCTTCGACAAGGAAGCCTTCACCGCGAAGTTCGCCGCCGGGACGATGGAGGATACCTATCTGGTGCCCTTCACTGAGCCGCAGGAGCTGATCGCGCGCGGCCAGGCCGCCGACATCACCGACCTGATCAAGGGCTGGGAGAACTTCGACAGCTTCAATCCTGAGGTGCTGCGCATCGTCCAGGACCAGCAGGGCCGCATCTATGGCGTGCCAGTCGGCGGCTACGCGCTGGGCCTGCTCTACAATCGCAAGCTCTTCCAGGAGGCCGGTCTTGATCCGAACAAGCCGCCGACAACCTGGGACGAGGTGCGCGAGTACGCCAAGAAGCTGACCGATCCGAGCAAGGGCCGCGCGGGCTTTGCCGAGCTGAGCAAGGGCAACCAGGGCGGCTGGCACTTCACCGCGTGGAAATATAGCTTCGGCGGCGATCTGGTGCAGCAGAAGGACGGCAAGTGGACGGCAACCTTCAACGACGAGAACGGCGTGAAGGCGCTTCAGACGCTCAAAGACATGCGCTGGACCGACAAGTCGATGACCGAGCAGCAACTCCTGACCGTCGGCGATGTGCTGCCGCTGCTGGCGAACGAGCAGGTGGCGATGGCGGTGATGGCGCCCGACGCGCTGCGCGACATGAAGAATAAGTTCCAGGCCAAGATCGAAGATTTCGGCATGGCTCCGCTGCCCCAGGGCGGCGGCAACGGCACGCTGGCGGGCGGCGCGGCCTGGCTCTTCAATCCCAAGTCGTCCCCTGAGGTGCTCCAGGCCGCCTTCGACTGGACCGTCAACCGCGACTTCAACCTGACCGCGTTCGAGGCCGATCTCAAGAGCCGCCAGGAGCGCGGCGATCTCGTGGGCTTCCCCGAACTGCCGCTCTTCACGGGCGAGTTCGAGCAGCAGCGCCAGGCGATCGTCGCCAAGTACGCCAACGCGCCGGTCGAGAACTACAAGCCGTACATGGAGGCCAAGATCCAGCTACGGACCGAGCCGCCGGTCAAGACGCAGGAGCTCTACGCCGTGATCGACACCGCGATGCAGGCTGT
This sequence is a window from Herpetosiphonaceae bacterium. Protein-coding genes within it:
- a CDS encoding sugar ABC transporter substrate-binding protein; amino-acid sequence: MSGFIVRSLRLCSLLVVVALVLAACGAPTTTTPATGTAEPSTAASPATTAEASASPATAETATGGSSPRGQGIRVTTTNAPDENNPSDIARHKQLLEEFKKVRPDVEIEAHQGGFDKEAFTAKFAAGTMEDTYLVPFTEPQELIARGQAADITDLIKGWENFDSFNPEVLRIVQDQQGRIYGVPVGGYALGLLYNRKLFQEAGLDPNKPPTTWDEVREYAKKLTDPSKGRAGFAELSKGNQGGWHFTAWKYSFGGDLVQQKDGKWTATFNDENGVKALQTLKDMRWTDKSMTEQQLLTVGDVLPLLANEQVAMAVMAPDALRDMKNKFQAKIEDFGMAPLPQGGGNGTLAGGAAWLFNPKSSPEVLQAAFDWTVNRDFNLTAFEADLKSRQERGDLVGFPELPLFTGEFEQQRQAIVAKYANAPVENYKPYMEAKIQLRTEPPVKTQELYAVIDTAMQAVLTDQNADPKQVLDEAAQQFQTQVLDQIK